TTCCGATGCTTGAGCCGCAGCAAGAATATATGCTCGCCAAGCGTTATGCCGAGCACGGTGATCGCGACGCCGCCCACCAGCTCGTTACCAGCCATCTTCGCCTCGTCGCAAAGATCGCGATGGGTTATCGCGGCTACGGCTTGCCGATCGGCGAAGTCGTCTCCGAGGGCAATGTCGGTCTGATGCAAGCCGTCAAGAAATTCGATGCCGAACGCGGCTTCCGCCTTGCCACCTATGCTATGTGGTGGATCAAGGCCTCGATCCAGGAATATATTCTGCGTTCATGGTCGCTCGTGAAGATGGGCACGACCGCCAACCAGAAGCGCTTGTTTTTCAACCTGCGCCGGCTGAAAGGCCGTATCCAGGCAATTGATGACGGCGACTTGAAGCCGGAGCACGTCTCCGAAATCGCCACCAAGCTGAAAGTCTCGGAGGAGGAGGTCATTTCGATGAACCGCCGGCTGTCCGGCGACGCTTCGCTGAACGCGCCGATCAAGGCGGCCGAAGGTGACGGCGGCCAATGGCAGGATTGGCTGGTGGACGACCATGACAGCCAGGAAGACGTGCTGATCGAACAGGATGAGCTCGATACCCGTCGGCGTATGCTGGCGAAAGCGATGAGCGTGCTGAACGAGCGCGAACGCCGTATCTTCGAGGCTCGTCGCCTCGCCGAGGATCCGGTGACCCTGGAAGACCTTTCGACCGAATTCGACATCAGCCGCGAACGCGTCCGTCAGATCGAGGTCCGCGCCTTCGAAAAGGTGCAGGATGCTGTCCGCAAGGAAGCCCAGGAACGCGCCAAGGCCGTCCGCGTCGTCGAAGCAACGGCATAGACCTGCCGCGTGAGAATGCATGTCGCCCGGAAGTGCGTAGTGGTTCCGGAATAACGACATTAGAATGCGCCCGATAAATCGCGTTTTGATGCGACGCGCTTTAGAATTGAAGAAGGCGGGTCCTTGCGGCCCGCCTTTCTGTTTCATTCTCTTTTCGCAGCCTCGGCACCCTGTCAAAGGCCGGGAAAGCTGGCATTGCGGACGACCATCACTGACTCGTCGAAACATCCCCGAGCGCAGTCCATTCCTTGATCGCGGTATTGAAGGCGTCCGTTCCCGTGCCCCCCTTTTCCATCGTCAGTAGCGCGCGGCGACCGTTGCGGTAGGTGACTGGGATATCGATCCAGCTACGGGTCGCCATCAGATCGAGATTGGCCTTGCGCGCATCGGGATAGTCGTTGAGCGCGATCATGTGGAAATCGTCGGTGATCTTGGCCGGAACCGCGATCAGCGCGTCGCCGCGGTCCTGCTCTGTGCGCTTCATCGAGATGCGCTGGACGCTGTCGATGCTGCCGCCTTCGAAATTCGGCGGCACCGAGAAAACGATCTCGACCAGATGACTTGCCGGCAGCGACGGATCGGAATTGCGTTTGAAAGTGACGAGTGCCGAGAGATTGCGTTCCGGCACGGTGACGTTGCCTTGTACCGTCGCCTCCTGGCGGCCGTCCTGACCGGCCTCGTGCTGCACACTCCAGACGACGGATCCCTCGATCGCGGTTGGCGAGCTTTGGCCGATACGTTCCTCATAGAGGAACATCTTTTGCGACGAACCGACGGGGGCGGTCTGCTGCGGAGATGCCGCCGGGCCGTTCGGCGTCAGCGTTTCGGCTGGTGCGACATCGCCCTGGGCGCTGGCAGGCGGCGTATCGGCTGCAGCGACATTCTGTTCGGCGACCGATTTTCCTTCCGCGGTCGGCGTTCCCGGCACCGTCGCCGGTCCGCTGTCGACCTCGGTTCCATCCATCAGCAGCCGCTGAGTGAATTTCGAATTGGCCACGGCGCCGTCATTGTTCAATGACGCCACCTGCGGGTTCGGCTGGGCCGGCGCCACTGGGGTATTCTGTGCTCCTGGCGTGGTCGGCTGAGCTGGCGCCACCGCGCCCGGCTGGGCAGGCGTCGCGGAGTTAGCCGGCGGCGGCGTCTCGTTCTTGGTCGCCTGCGACGGTGCCGAACTGACGAGCCCGTCGACCATCGCCACCAGCGCCTCTCTGTTCATCCAGCCGGCATAGGCGCCGCCACCAATCAAGATGAGTGCGAAGATGAGTGTGATCACGGTGCCGATGCCGAAGCGGCGGCGCTTCGGCTCCATCCGGAAATTCTTGCCCTGCAGCTTGGAAGCGACGATCCGATCGATGTCCATCGCCGGATTGGCGTCATCATCGTCAGTGGCGACCGAGCCGCGGCGGTCGTAGCCGCGCAGCGCCTTCGCCTCGCGCCATTCCTCGCTCGGCGCGCCGCTTGCAGGCGCCGGCTTGCCGTTGTGCACTTCCGCGAAGATATCGACATCGTCGAAATGCGAGGCCACCGGCGTCTTCTTGCTGCTGCCGGCGTCGATCGGCGGCAGATCGTCGAAGGCTGCGGTCTCCCAGGAGAAACTTTCCTTGGCCGTCGGCATGACGGCCGCAGGCGCGACTTTTTCGAGGCTCGAAATCACCTCTTCGAAGGCGCGTGCCGAGACGTCGGCGGTGACTGGCGCCGTTTCCGAATATTGCCGGAGTTCCTCTTGCGCCCATTCGGTCTCGGCATCCTTCGGCGCCGGAGCCGGCGTTTCGGCGGCGGGCTCGCTCCAGACGGGATCGAAATGCGCTGCGGCATCGGCCTGCAGCGGCTCCTCGCGGCTGTGCTCGACGAATTCCTGCGGACGATCGAACTCTGCAACCGGCTCCACCAGCCGATGGGCAGCATGGTCTAGGCCGCGCGCGACGCGTTGGGAGGCGTCGATAGGCTCGTACGCCTTCTCGGCAGCCGGCTCCTCGCTTTCCACCGTCGCCGGTTCGGCCGCGAGTTCTTCGGCCTCTGCGGGATGCTGCTCGTCGGGATGATATTCGCCGGATTCCTCGTTGCGATTCTCGGCAGGCGGCTCCCAGCGCTCATCATCTGCAGGCCAAGCCTCCGCAGCGATGTCGCGCCCCTCGCTGGAATGCCATTCCTCGGCCGGCGCTTCCTCTTCATGCGAGGGATGCCAGTATGTTTCGGCAGGAACGGGTGTCTCTGCCTGCGCGGGAGCGGTGGCCTCGGCCGCAACAGACGTCTCCGGGAGGCTGCGCGCTTGCTCGGAGAGAGGTTCCTCGTCCGCCAGCTTTTCCTGGGGCTCCTGCGGCGCGGCTGCCTCCAGGTGATCCGGCTCGTCGGCGGGCTCAACCGCCTGCGGTTCCGCAGAGGCTTCGTAGGTCGGCTCTTCGACGACAGGCGCAGGTGTTGGTTCGCTTTCGTCGTGAACCGTTTGTTCTTCCGAAGATTCCGGCGCGGGGACCGCGGCAACCGCCGCCTCGAGCGGCAGCGCTTCGGAGTGTTCGCCTTCCACTTCGCGGATGGCGGCCTCGAGTTTTTCGAGCTGGCGTTGCAGCATGGCTTCCGGCGGACGCGGCTTCATGTTCTCGAGCTGCCGCTGCACTGCGCCGCGGGCACGTTCGTAGACTTTCACCCGCATCTCGGGGGTATTTTCAGCCAGGCCGTCGACGGCCCGCCGAATAACTGCAATAAAATCCGCCATCAGTACTTTCTCAAGAAGTCCGGCACCCTACCGAACTATCCTCCACAGTGACCCGTGAGCTTAATCCTCAAACGGATCGGTCACAAGTATCGTGTCATCCCGCTCCGGGCTCGTGGAAAGGAGCGCGACGGGCGCCCCGATCAGTTCCTCGACCTGGCGAACATATTTGATCGCCTGCGCCGGCAGATCCGCCCAACTACGGGCGCCGACGGTCGATTCTTTCCACCCCTCCAGCGTGATGTAGATCGGTTCGACCCTAGCTTGCGCTCCCTGGCTTGCCGGAAGATGATCAATCTGTTCGCCGTCGAGCATGTAGCCGACGCAGATCTTCAATTCCTCGAGGCCGTCGAGCACGTCGAGCTTAGTCAGCGCGATACCCGTGATGCCGTTGGTGGCGATCGATTGGCGCACGAGTGCGGCATCGAACCAGCCGCAGCGCCGCTTGCGCCCGGTCACCACGCCGAACTCATGACCTTTTTCGCCAAGGAACTCACCGATGGCGTCCTTCAGCTCGGTCGGAAACGGACCTTCGCCGACGCGCGTCGTATAGGCCTTGGTGATGCCAAGAATATAGCCGAGCGAGCCCGGTCCCATGCCGGAACCGGCCGCGGCCTGGCCGGCCACGGTGTTAGACGAGGTCACGAAAGGATAGGTGCCGTGATCGATATCGAGCAGGGTGCCCTGCGCGCCCTCGAAGAGGATACGGGAGCCCTTGCGGCGCTCCTTGTCGAGGAAGAGCCAGACGGTATCACGGAACGGCAGCACCCGATCGGCGACCGAGGTCAGTTCATCCATGATCGTCTGGTGGCTGACTTCGGCGACGCCGAGGCCGCGGCGAAGCGCATTGTGATGCGTCAGAATACGGTCGACCTTGCCGGCAAGACTGTCGAGATCGGCAAGATCCATCACCCGGATGGCGCGGCGGCCGACCTTGTCTTCATAGGCCGGACCGATGCCGCGGCGTGTCGTGCCGATCTTGGTGCCGCTGTTAGATGCCGCATCCTCGCGCATCGCATCGAGCTCGCGGTGCAGCGACAAGATGAGCGTCGCATTGTCGGCAATGCGCAGATTATCAGGCGTCACCGTCACGCCCTGGGCCTCCAGTCGACCGATCTCGGCGATCAGCGCATGCGGGTCGACGACGACGCCGTTGCCGATCACCGCCATCTTGCCCGGGCGCACGACACCGGACGGCAGCAGCGACAGCTTGTAGCTCGTGCCGTCGATGACGAGCGTGTGGCCGGCATTGTGTCCGCCCTGATAGCGCACGACAATATCCGCACGCTCCGAAAGCCAGTCGACAATTTTGCCCTTGCCCTCGTCACCCCATTGCGAACCGACCACGACTACGTTCGTCATCCAACTCTTCCTGTTACCGGCGGAAAACCGCACACCTGCTCAAACCCGCGCATCTATAAAGCTTTGTTTTTGGGAAAGCGACCCTGTTGTCACAGGTGATTGGGCTTTTTACGTGACAAATCAGCAGCCGGCAGGTTATTGCCCGTCACAAAACGCCGCGCGGCGATCGCGGAAAGATGGGAAGAACGCTTTTGCAAGCCAGGGCCTACATCTGCCTCGTTATCGCCACCCTCTGCTGGGGCGGCAACTCCGTCGCCGGCAAGCTCGCACTCGGGCATATCAGCCCGATGATGCTGACCTTCCTGCGCTGGTTTATCGCCGTGGCGCTGATCGCCCTGATCTCGGTGCCCCAGCTCAAGAGGGACTGGCCGGTGGTCAGGAAGAACCTGCCGTTGCTCTTTTTCTACGGCGTCATCGGCTACACGCTTTTCAACGCCATGCTTTATTCGGCCGTGCAATATACGACGGCAATCAATGTCGCCATCGAGCAGGCCGGCATCCCGATGCTGATCTTCCTGCTGAATTTCATGTTCTTCCGCACTGGCATTTCGCTGGCCCAATGTCTCGGCTTCGGCTTGACGCTGATCGGCGTCGCTCTGACCGCCGCTCATGGCGACCTGACAACGCTGCTGCAATTAAGCCTCAACCGCGGTGATGGGCTGATGCTGATCGCCATTGCCGCCTATTCGGTCTACACGATCTTCCTGCGCTGGAAACCGCCGCTCGACTGGCGCACGCTGATGGCGATCCCGGCATTTGCAGCCATGCTGACCTCGGTGCCGCTGCTCCTTTGGGAAGCCGGCCGCGATGCCGCGCAATGGCCGGACCATGCTGGCTGGATCATCACGCTCTACACGGCGATCTTTCCCTCGCTGGTGGCGCAGATCCTCTATATCAAGGGTGTCGTGGCTATCGGCGCCAACAGGGCCGGCCTGTTCATCAATCTCGTGCCGGTGTTCGGAACGCTGCTCTCCGTCGTCCTGATCGGCGAGACGCTGCAGTCCTTCCATGTGATCGCGCTGGTGTTGACCTTGGGCGGCATCGCGATCGCCGAAAAAGGCCGGCCGAAAGCTTCGGCCGCGACTGTTCCCGCCTCACCGGTGGATTGATGCATGTCAGGAAGTGCGCGGCGGTTCAACAAAAGAACCAAAGCGCCTCGGATGAATCAAGTTTGACGCGACGCGCATTGGTCTATCCAAGCTCCAGAGTCGTCACGCCGAAGACATGCTTTAGTGGGATGGCCGGCGCCGGCCCGCGATACATGCGTGTCGTCTCGAACACCGGTTGAAGGCCGAGGCTTTCGGCAAGCGCGACCGCCTCGTGGTTCTCCGCGGGGATATCGATGAAGATCGAAGCCCCCTTCGCCTCGGGGATCAATTCGGCAAGCAGTGCTGCGGCGCTGTCGGCATCATTGGCAAAAAGCGGGCCGATCTTGTAGCCCTCGTAGCAGCGGCGGATCGTGCCGTAACCGCGGATCTTGCCGCTTTTGCGTACCACTACTGAGCGGCGACCCTTGCGACCGGTGCACCAGGCCGCGAGGAAGGCATCGCGCGGCTGCGGAAAGATCGCCGAATCATAACGCTGCAGGCCTTCCAGGCGCGAATCCAGCACCGGCTGCGCGGCAAGCGTCGAGACCGGCAAGGAGGTGACGACGCCGCCGTAGCGAAGGGTGGAGTAGGCGGGTTCGAAGCCGGCCTTGCGGTAGTTATCCTGCTGTGCGGCGACGCCGTCAAGGCCGATCGTGCGATCGTGTGCGCTGGCGATGCCCGCCTCCCAGATCGTCCTGCCATAACCCTTGCCGCGGAAATCGGGATGAACGATGTAGAGGCCGAGGAAGGCGAAACTCTCGCCATATTTGACGACCGAGATCGAACCGACGGGGACTTCACCGATGGCGCCGACGAAGAATCCGGACGAATCGGCCTCCATGAATGCAAGCGAATCATCGAGGCCTGGGTTCCAGCCCTCCTGACGCGCCCATTCGAGCACGAGTTCCAGTTCGCCGGGCCGCATCGAACGAACGGCAAATTCCGAATTCATGCGACTTTCCCAGATTGCATGTCCCGCAAGTCCATCCCGGCAATGTCAAAGTAATTGTCAGGTCCCCGACTCCCCGATTGCACCTGCGAATGATGGAGAGCCGCGTTGATGGACGTGACGACGCGTATAATCATTTTTCGAGGCAATGCAGAAAGCTTGGTTTCCGCATTACCATGAAACAATGCCGATGCAAGCTCAAGAAAATTACTTGCGCGCCAATTATCCTCCTGCGAGCGCGAATAAAACGC
This Rhizobium sp. NZLR1 DNA region includes the following protein-coding sequences:
- the rpoH gene encoding RNA polymerase sigma factor RpoH; the encoded protein is MARNTLPSITAGEAGLNRYLDEIRKFPMLEPQQEYMLAKRYAEHGDRDAAHQLVTSHLRLVAKIAMGYRGYGLPIGEVVSEGNVGLMQAVKKFDAERGFRLATYAMWWIKASIQEYILRSWSLVKMGTTANQKRLFFNLRRLKGRIQAIDDGDLKPEHVSEIATKLKVSEEEVISMNRRLSGDASLNAPIKAAEGDGGQWQDWLVDDHDSQEDVLIEQDELDTRRRMLAKAMSVLNERERRIFEARRLAEDPVTLEDLSTEFDISRERVRQIEVRAFEKVQDAVRKEAQERAKAVRVVEATA
- a CDS encoding adenylosuccinate synthase yields the protein MTNVVVVGSQWGDEGKGKIVDWLSERADIVVRYQGGHNAGHTLVIDGTSYKLSLLPSGVVRPGKMAVIGNGVVVDPHALIAEIGRLEAQGVTVTPDNLRIADNATLILSLHRELDAMREDAASNSGTKIGTTRRGIGPAYEDKVGRRAIRVMDLADLDSLAGKVDRILTHHNALRRGLGVAEVSHQTIMDELTSVADRVLPFRDTVWLFLDKERRKGSRILFEGAQGTLLDIDHGTYPFVTSSNTVAGQAAAGSGMGPGSLGYILGITKAYTTRVGEGPFPTELKDAIGEFLGEKGHEFGVVTGRKRRCGWFDAALVRQSIATNGITGIALTKLDVLDGLEELKICVGYMLDGEQIDHLPASQGAQARVEPIYITLEGWKESTVGARSWADLPAQAIKYVRQVEELIGAPVALLSTSPERDDTILVTDPFED
- a CDS encoding DMT family transporter, with product MQARAYICLVIATLCWGGNSVAGKLALGHISPMMLTFLRWFIAVALIALISVPQLKRDWPVVRKNLPLLFFYGVIGYTLFNAMLYSAVQYTTAINVAIEQAGIPMLIFLLNFMFFRTGISLAQCLGFGLTLIGVALTAAHGDLTTLLQLSLNRGDGLMLIAIAAYSVYTIFLRWKPPLDWRTLMAIPAFAAMLTSVPLLLWEAGRDAAQWPDHAGWIITLYTAIFPSLVAQILYIKGVVAIGANRAGLFINLVPVFGTLLSVVLIGETLQSFHVIALVLTLGGIAIAEKGRPKASAATVPASPVD
- a CDS encoding GNAT family N-acetyltransferase; translated protein: MNSEFAVRSMRPGELELVLEWARQEGWNPGLDDSLAFMEADSSGFFVGAIGEVPVGSISVVKYGESFAFLGLYIVHPDFRGKGYGRTIWEAGIASAHDRTIGLDGVAAQQDNYRKAGFEPAYSTLRYGGVVTSLPVSTLAAQPVLDSRLEGLQRYDSAIFPQPRDAFLAAWCTGRKGRRSVVVRKSGKIRGYGTIRRCYEGYKIGPLFANDADSAAALLAELIPEAKGASIFIDIPAENHEAVALAESLGLQPVFETTRMYRGPAPAIPLKHVFGVTTLELG